In a genomic window of Mycolicibacterium neoaurum VKM Ac-1815D:
- a CDS encoding C40 family peptidase, with protein sequence MFAVASLLALVGQVSGTPYISGGDSPAGTDCSGLASWVSNAATNRPVFGDRFNTGNQESALLARGFKYGTQPGALVIGWNSGHTAVTLPDGTAVSSGEGGGVKIGGGGAYQPQFTKHMYLPVEEIAPAPPAPGTPPPPPAPGTPPPPAPVAFVPPPPGQLPPVAPPPGVPV encoded by the coding sequence ATGTTTGCTGTAGCTTCACTATTGGCGCTGGTTGGCCAGGTGTCGGGAACGCCATACATCTCGGGTGGGGACTCCCCGGCCGGGACAGATTGCTCGGGCCTCGCATCATGGGTCAGCAACGCCGCCACGAATCGGCCGGTTTTCGGCGACCGGTTCAATACCGGCAATCAGGAAAGCGCACTGCTGGCGCGCGGGTTCAAGTACGGAACTCAGCCCGGCGCGCTGGTGATCGGATGGAACAGTGGCCACACCGCAGTGACACTGCCGGACGGGACCGCGGTGTCCTCCGGCGAAGGCGGCGGAGTCAAGATCGGCGGCGGAGGCGCGTACCAGCCGCAATTCACCAAGCACATGTATCTCCCCGTCGAGGAGATCGCGCCGGCACCACCCGCGCCGGGAACACCCCCGCCGCCTCCCGCGCCGGGCACACCCCCGCCGCCGGCGCCGGTGGCCTTCGTGCCGCCCCCGCCGGGACAGCTCCCTCCCGTCGCACCCCCGCCCGGCGTTCCCGTCTAG
- a CDS encoding CynX/NimT family MFS transporter encodes MNHSRHPQTLDGRDVEAHGPSDPRPAEVVAGGVLLMAAVVLTAANLRPAITSVGPLLADMRGELGTSALWAGLLTTLPGLCFALAGLTAPYLARRIGLGHAITAALGVLIGGLVLRVVDGPAVVIGGTLVATAGIALINVLIPVVIKESFPARIGLMTGIYTAALQGGGAAGSAVTPPLDDLFGGWRPALGAWAGLAAAALVFWVLAIRGHHARAAATTPAVAAGQPRSMLRSRLAWTITGFFGCQSCLAYIVMGWLPQVFIDHGMSKSDAGLLLGLNAVIAVPISIVVAPMAARRASQSGWIVGLGLLGFGGVLGLTLAPMAAPLLWTVLLGLGMSVFSLALAVIGLRSRTAADTARLSGMVQGLGYLLAGVGPFLFGLLHETSGGWTVPWVMVMTVYIVQMVLGALAGRPRYV; translated from the coding sequence ATGAACCACAGCCGCCACCCGCAGACCCTGGACGGCCGGGACGTCGAGGCCCACGGTCCGAGCGATCCACGTCCCGCCGAGGTGGTCGCCGGTGGCGTGCTGCTGATGGCGGCGGTCGTGCTGACGGCTGCGAATCTGCGCCCGGCCATCACAAGTGTGGGGCCGCTGCTCGCGGACATGCGGGGTGAGCTGGGAACATCGGCGTTGTGGGCCGGACTGCTCACCACCTTGCCGGGATTGTGCTTTGCGCTGGCCGGACTGACTGCGCCCTATCTGGCGCGTCGGATCGGATTGGGCCACGCCATCACCGCCGCACTGGGGGTCCTGATCGGCGGCCTGGTGCTGCGCGTCGTCGACGGGCCTGCGGTCGTCATCGGCGGCACCCTGGTGGCCACCGCCGGGATCGCCTTGATCAACGTGTTGATACCCGTCGTGATCAAGGAGTCCTTTCCCGCCCGGATCGGCTTGATGACCGGCATCTATACGGCGGCCCTGCAGGGCGGGGGCGCCGCCGGTTCCGCTGTCACCCCGCCGCTGGACGACCTGTTCGGCGGCTGGCGGCCCGCTCTCGGTGCCTGGGCAGGCCTGGCCGCCGCGGCACTGGTCTTCTGGGTGCTGGCCATCCGCGGGCACCATGCGCGGGCAGCTGCCACCACGCCGGCCGTCGCGGCGGGACAACCGCGTTCGATGCTCCGGAGCAGGCTGGCCTGGACCATCACCGGATTCTTCGGGTGCCAGTCGTGCCTGGCCTACATCGTGATGGGTTGGCTACCGCAGGTCTTCATAGACCACGGGATGAGCAAGTCCGATGCCGGACTGCTGCTCGGCTTGAACGCGGTGATCGCCGTGCCGATCAGCATCGTGGTGGCCCCGATGGCTGCCAGGCGGGCCAGTCAGAGCGGCTGGATCGTCGGACTGGGACTGCTCGGTTTCGGTGGAGTTCTGGGGTTGACGCTGGCGCCGATGGCGGCGCCGTTGTTGTGGACGGTCCTGCTCGGACTGGGCATGAGCGTGTTCTCGCTCGCTCTGGCGGTGATCGGCCTGCGCTCGCGGACTGCCGCGGATACCGCCCGGTTGTCCGGGATGGTGCAGGGGTTGGGATATCTACTGGCCGGGGTCGGACCGTTCCTCTTCGGACTGCTGCACGAGACGAGCGGTGGATGGACGGTGCCTTGGGTCATGGTCATGACGGTGTACATAGTGCAGATGGTGTTGGGCGCTTTGGCGGGCCGTCCCCGCTACGTCTGA
- a CDS encoding FadR/GntR family transcriptional regulator, whose amino-acid sequence MPLASTRRTGLVDQAIEQLRSSVATGEWPVNAKIPTEPELAQSLGVGRNTVREAVRALAHSGIFEVRQGDGTYVRATSEVSGALHRLCGSELRDVLQVRRCLEVEAARLAATARSAEDLVTLWQLWERTEQLRGDRRDEEFARADADLHFAIVRSAHNAVLTELYRGLTEVVLASVVTSTGNLDDSPQHRELIQAIADGDQALASREAGGFLDELLDRLPER is encoded by the coding sequence GTGCCGTTGGCTTCGACGCGCCGGACAGGCTTGGTCGACCAGGCCATCGAGCAGCTGCGCAGTTCAGTGGCCACCGGCGAATGGCCGGTCAACGCCAAAATCCCGACCGAACCGGAACTGGCGCAGTCCCTCGGAGTGGGACGAAACACCGTCCGGGAAGCCGTCCGTGCCCTTGCTCACAGTGGGATCTTCGAAGTCCGACAAGGTGATGGCACGTATGTGCGGGCCACCAGCGAGGTCTCCGGAGCCCTGCACCGGTTGTGCGGCTCGGAACTGCGCGATGTGCTTCAGGTGCGGCGTTGCCTCGAGGTGGAGGCCGCCCGGCTGGCCGCCACGGCACGCAGCGCCGAGGATCTGGTCACGTTGTGGCAACTCTGGGAGCGCACGGAGCAGCTCCGCGGCGACCGCCGGGACGAGGAGTTCGCCCGCGCCGATGCCGACCTGCACTTCGCGATCGTGCGCAGCGCACACAACGCGGTGTTGACGGAGCTGTACCGCGGATTGACCGAAGTCGTGCTCGCAAGCGTGGTCACGAGCACCGGAAATCTCGATGACAGCCCGCAGCACCGCGAGCTGATCCAGGCCATCGCCGACGGCGACCAGGCGCTGGCGAGCAGGGAGGCCGGCGGCTTTCTCGACGAACTACTCGACCGGCTTCCGGAGCGGTAG
- the yaaA gene encoding peroxide stress protein YaaA, whose protein sequence is MIVLLPPSETKRAGGDGPALRLHDLSFPALNGVRGELVDELVALASDIPAARRALGVTAAQDGEIARNAELTTAPTIAAIQRYTGVLYDALDVDSLRGAAAARARARLAVGSALFGLLRADDPVPAYRLSAGSKIPGRSTLAARWRPVLEPLLAEIAEDDLVIDLRSGSYVGLGRLPGAVRVEVLAEREDGQRSVVSHFNKAHKGRLARALATSRAEPDDAAKVAGIARRAGMCVERDGNTLTVIVPA, encoded by the coding sequence GTGATCGTGCTGCTTCCCCCTTCGGAGACCAAACGCGCCGGCGGCGACGGCCCAGCTCTGCGATTGCACGACCTCAGCTTTCCGGCCCTGAACGGCGTGCGCGGCGAGCTCGTCGACGAACTGGTCGCACTGGCCTCCGATATCCCTGCCGCTCGTCGGGCGCTCGGTGTGACCGCTGCCCAGGATGGCGAGATCGCCCGTAATGCCGAGCTGACGACCGCGCCGACCATCGCGGCCATCCAGCGCTACACCGGGGTGCTCTACGACGCGCTCGACGTCGACTCGTTACGCGGTGCCGCAGCGGCGCGGGCACGTGCCCGGCTGGCGGTCGGGTCCGCGCTGTTCGGCCTGCTGCGCGCCGACGACCCGGTTCCGGCCTACCGACTCTCGGCGGGGTCGAAGATCCCGGGACGCTCCACACTGGCCGCCCGCTGGCGCCCGGTCCTGGAACCACTGCTGGCCGAGATCGCCGAGGACGACCTCGTCATCGATCTGCGGTCGGGGTCCTATGTCGGACTGGGCCGGCTTCCCGGGGCCGTACGAGTGGAGGTCCTTGCCGAACGAGAGGACGGACAGCGTTCGGTGGTGAGCCATTTCAACAAGGCGCACAAGGGCAGACTGGCCAGGGCGCTGGCGACCAGTCGCGCAGAACCCGATGACGCCGCCAAGGTCGCCGGTATCGCGCGCCGGGCGGGTATGTGCGTGGAACGCGACGGGAACACCCTGACGGTCATCGTGCCCGCATGA